The following coding sequences lie in one Psychrilyobacter atlanticus DSM 19335 genomic window:
- a CDS encoding iron-containing alcohol dehydrogenase, protein MDLKWFRVPKDIVFGEGTLGYLSTISGKKAVLVTGGNSMKRFGFLNQAKEELEKAGMEVMTIDGVEPNPSIDTVVDGGRKMAEFNPDWIIAIGGGSALDAAKIMWVYYENPETKFEDLVAGKFPTLRKKAKFIAIPSTSGTASEITAFSVITDTVNKIKYPLVSYEITPDIAILDPIIPSKTPAHITANTGMDVMTHAIESYTSNAATCYTKPLSMESIKMVFESLTSAYKDGNDIKAREDMHNASTLSGMAFTSASLGIVHSMAHKIGGELGITHGLANAVLLPYVIEYNRKSTDGFNEIEKMLEVDDIVATIKEMNKKVGIPLSLKEIDEVDVSEDKFKGILERMSVNAFNDPCTLTNPRDTSSEDIKEIYLAAYYGTTAKNI, encoded by the coding sequence ATGGATTTAAAATGGTTTAGAGTTCCAAAGGATATTGTATTTGGAGAGGGAACACTAGGATATTTATCGACTATTAGTGGTAAGAAGGCAGTTTTAGTAACTGGTGGTAATTCTATGAAAAGATTTGGTTTCTTAAACCAAGCCAAAGAGGAACTTGAAAAAGCAGGAATGGAAGTAATGACAATAGATGGTGTAGAACCAAATCCATCTATAGACACTGTTGTTGACGGTGGAAGAAAGATGGCTGAATTTAATCCTGATTGGATCATAGCAATTGGTGGAGGATCTGCACTGGATGCTGCTAAAATCATGTGGGTATACTATGAAAATCCAGAAACTAAATTTGAAGACCTTGTAGCAGGTAAATTTCCAACATTGAGAAAGAAAGCTAAATTTATAGCTATTCCTTCTACAAGTGGAACAGCTTCGGAGATAACTGCATTTTCTGTAATAACAGACACTGTAAATAAGATTAAATATCCATTGGTATCCTATGAGATTACACCAGATATTGCAATTTTAGATCCGATTATTCCTTCTAAAACTCCGGCTCATATAACTGCTAATACAGGGATGGATGTAATGACTCATGCTATTGAATCATATACTTCTAATGCTGCCACTTGTTATACTAAACCACTATCTATGGAATCAATTAAGATGGTTTTCGAAAGTCTTACATCTGCTTATAAAGATGGAAATGACATAAAAGCAAGAGAGGACATGCATAATGCGTCTACACTTTCAGGAATGGCTTTCACAAGTGCTTCTTTAGGAATAGTACATAGTATGGCACATAAGATTGGTGGAGAATTAGGAATAACTCATGGACTTGCAAATGCGGTATTATTACCATATGTTATAGAATATAATAGAAAATCTACAGATGGATTTAACGAAATAGAAAAAATGCTAGAAGTAGATGATATTGTAGCTACTATTAAAGAGATGAATAAAAAAGTAGGAATCCCTCTATCTTTAAAAGAGATAGATGAAGTTGATGTTTCGGAAGATAAATTTAAAGGGATACTTGAAAGAATGAGTGTAAATGCATTCAATGACCCTTGTACCCTTACAAATCCAAGAGATACATCTTCAGAAGATATTAAAGAGATCTATTTAGCAGCATATTATGGAACAACAGCTAAAAATATATAG
- a CDS encoding M42 family metallopeptidase, producing MKIDWDYIMQLTTELMEIPSPGGLTYDGIERCKEEFKKFGLTPCLTKKGALIAQMDGEEKGEVTMISAHIDTLGAMVKQIKPNGKLIINNIGGFSWNSVEGENLTIHTSKKGNYSGSLLPIKSSRHTYGEEVTTLVREQENVEVRIDEFTASKKETEDLGISIGDFVSFDTRTIFTYNGFLKSRYIDDKVCIAQLFSYIKYLKDNNIKPKNKVYFYISNYEELGHGVSVMPEDVDQFIALDIGLVSDYSNGDERKVNIIAKDSRTPYDFKLRQKLVDLCEENQIKYTVDVHNRYGSDASIAATQGFDVNFSCIGPSVDSSHHYERTHKDGIIETIRLLIAVL from the coding sequence ATTAAAATTGACTGGGATTATATTATGCAATTAACAACAGAACTTATGGAGATTCCAAGTCCCGGGGGGCTTACTTATGATGGGATAGAAAGGTGTAAAGAGGAATTTAAAAAATTCGGCCTCACTCCTTGTCTCACTAAAAAAGGAGCCCTAATCGCTCAAATGGATGGAGAGGAAAAGGGAGAAGTTACCATGATATCTGCTCACATCGATACTTTAGGAGCTATGGTAAAACAGATCAAGCCCAACGGTAAATTAATCATCAACAATATCGGAGGATTTTCATGGAACAGTGTCGAGGGAGAAAACCTTACTATCCATACTTCTAAAAAAGGAAATTACAGCGGATCTCTCCTACCTATAAAATCTTCCAGGCATACATATGGTGAGGAAGTTACTACCTTGGTTAGGGAGCAGGAAAATGTAGAGGTGAGGATCGATGAATTTACAGCTTCTAAAAAGGAAACAGAAGATTTAGGAATATCCATCGGAGATTTTGTTTCCTTTGATACAAGAACTATATTTACCTACAATGGATTTTTAAAATCTCGTTATATAGATGATAAAGTATGCATTGCCCAGTTATTCAGTTATATTAAATACCTCAAGGATAACAATATCAAACCTAAAAATAAGGTTTATTTTTATATTTCCAACTATGAAGAACTAGGCCATGGTGTATCTGTAATGCCAGAGGATGTAGACCAGTTTATTGCCCTGGATATAGGTTTGGTTTCTGACTATTCCAATGGGGATGAAAGAAAAGTTAATATTATAGCTAAAGACAGTAGAACCCCCTATGATTTTAAACTGAGACAAAAATTAGTGGATCTATGTGAAGAAAACCAGATAAAATATACTGTAGATGTGCATAACCGATATGGTTCAGATGCATCCATTGCAGCTACCCAGGGATTTGATGTGAATTTTTCATGTATAGGTCCCAGTGTCGATTCCAGTCACCACTATGAAAGAACTCATAAAGATGGAATAATTGAAACTATAAGGCTTTTAATAGCTGTTCTATAA
- a CDS encoding cation diffusion facilitator family transporter, translating into MREKKILWIITFNLIIIFSEILFGIISNSFALIADALHNAGDVIAIVITYIALKLGTKQTTFKYTFGFLRSEMMAAFVNTLFLSITMIYMIYQAVYRFFNPEIIEPLYMIIVGTIAVIANGISAYLLNTMNTSTHTHHEHHHEHRDANIKSAYLHMLSDALISVGVVTAGIFIYFFRIYYIDSILTIVFSLYILRHSYPLLKKSFLSLMDTNITDISPEELDKVIKIDDNIIEYHDLHIYKPSSKYNFISFHIVLKNNNLILKEIEEMTGKIKHNLKKYDFNHILIQVDTDSHIKHKINCELKE; encoded by the coding sequence ATGAGGGAGAAAAAAATACTATGGATCATAACCTTTAACTTAATAATTATATTTTCCGAGATCTTATTCGGAATAATTTCAAATTCATTTGCATTAATAGCAGATGCACTGCATAATGCCGGAGATGTTATCGCCATAGTTATCACCTATATTGCATTAAAGTTAGGTACGAAACAGACCACCTTCAAATATACCTTTGGATTTTTACGATCTGAGATGATGGCAGCCTTTGTAAATACCCTATTTTTATCTATAACGATGATCTATATGATCTATCAGGCAGTCTATAGGTTTTTCAACCCGGAAATCATAGAACCACTCTACATGATAATTGTGGGAACCATTGCAGTAATTGCAAACGGCATCAGTGCTTATCTTCTAAACACTATGAACACCTCTACCCATACCCACCATGAGCATCATCACGAACATAGGGATGCAAACATTAAGTCAGCTTATCTACACATGCTCAGTGATGCACTCATCTCGGTAGGAGTAGTAACAGCCGGTATTTTTATTTATTTTTTTAGAATTTATTATATTGATTCTATTTTGACTATTGTTTTTTCACTCTATATCCTGCGTCATTCCTATCCATTATTAAAGAAAAGTTTTTTATCCCTCATGGATACGAATATTACAGATATCTCTCCCGAGGAATTAGATAAAGTCATTAAAATTGATGATAACATCATTGAATACCATGATTTACACATCTATAAACCCAGCTCAAAATATAATTTTATCTCATTTCATATAGTTTTAAAAAATAATAATTTAATTTTAAAGGAAATAGAGGAGATGACTGGTAAGATTAAACACAACTTAAAAAAATATGATTTTAATCACATACTGATCCAGGTAGATACAGACTCCCACATAAAACATAAAATTAATTGTGAATTAAAGGAGTAG
- a CDS encoding YitT family protein, giving the protein MKNIIRELVILILAAFLVAAGVYYFLAPNEIAAGGTTGIAIIVMNYFPDVNIGFLMMIMDIVLYIIGFFMIGPVFGIKTIFCSFTTSFFISIMQIYFPISGPVSHDILIQLIFGILMCGAGMAIAFSHEASTGGLDIAVKIINKYFKVKMGHAVFLVDMFIILAAIKTFGIEKGMYAMLGVCMLCISINFIMEKFNLYQQVIISSKKIKEIRTYITNIFGGKISIYYAKNGSSEFDNAIIMTVLKKREFFELKKYVDSIDQNSFITAHDINEVHGNAYITK; this is encoded by the coding sequence ATGAAAAATATTATAAGGGAATTAGTAATTTTAATTTTAGCAGCATTTTTAGTTGCAGCAGGAGTATATTATTTCTTGGCTCCAAATGAAATTGCAGCAGGAGGGACTACAGGAATAGCCATAATAGTAATGAATTATTTTCCAGATGTAAATATAGGATTTTTAATGATGATTATGGATATAGTGTTATATATAATAGGTTTTTTTATGATAGGGCCTGTATTTGGAATTAAGACTATATTTTGCAGTTTTACAACTTCATTTTTTATATCCATAATGCAGATATATTTTCCAATATCAGGACCTGTGAGTCATGATATATTGATTCAGCTCATATTTGGAATATTGATGTGTGGAGCCGGTATGGCAATCGCATTTTCCCATGAGGCATCTACAGGAGGGCTAGACATAGCAGTAAAGATAATAAATAAGTATTTTAAAGTAAAAATGGGACATGCTGTTTTTTTGGTAGATATGTTTATAATATTAGCTGCTATAAAAACTTTTGGAATTGAAAAAGGAATGTATGCAATGCTTGGAGTATGTATGCTTTGTATTAGTATAAATTTCATTATGGAAAAATTTAACCTTTATCAGCAGGTAATAATAAGCAGTAAAAAAATTAAGGAGATTAGAACCTACATAACAAATATATTTGGGGGTAAAATCTCTATATATTATGCAAAAAACGGATCTTCCGAGTTTGACAACGCCATAATAATGACTGTTCTAAAAAAAAGAGAATTTTTTGAATTAAAAAAATATGTAGATTCTATAGATCAAAATTCATTTATAACTGCACATGATATCAATGAGGTCCATGGAAATGCTTACATAACAAAGTAA
- a CDS encoding DUF169 domain-containing protein produces the protein MKKEKYIEAVKKMNCVLDLQRKVVGVRFLFTVEEFEDAQAEKPKGRMPYCKMINRAMNGDKLKVDFDNFGCFAAARVLGIVDMDDWYTSGHYYGECGLYQDMPTAKEVTDSISKCNHKSYGVEIMPLEEFNVEPHVVIVATNTFNTMRFIQGHAYKYGTHAGYKFIGSQAMCAECTAHPYAENDINISLLCVGTRRSGFNEDEIGIGIPLRKFLEVVDGLCKTVTPAEPNIRKKVIEEKLNENGVSDVEIIYNKNYGDNMHKHDFAHFKRREEQ, from the coding sequence ATGAAAAAAGAAAAATATATAGAGGCAGTAAAAAAAATGAATTGTGTTTTAGATTTACAAAGAAAAGTAGTTGGAGTTAGGTTTTTATTTACAGTGGAGGAGTTTGAGGATGCTCAGGCAGAAAAACCAAAAGGAAGGATGCCTTACTGTAAGATGATTAATCGTGCAATGAATGGCGATAAACTCAAGGTGGATTTTGATAACTTTGGATGTTTTGCTGCCGCCAGAGTTCTTGGGATTGTAGATATGGATGACTGGTATACTTCGGGGCATTATTATGGAGAATGCGGGCTGTATCAGGATATGCCTACAGCAAAGGAAGTTACTGATAGTATTTCAAAATGTAATCACAAGTCCTATGGTGTGGAAATAATGCCTTTAGAGGAGTTTAATGTGGAACCCCATGTGGTAATTGTTGCCACAAATACATTCAATACAATGAGATTTATCCAGGGGCACGCCTATAAATATGGGACACATGCAGGGTATAAGTTTATAGGAAGCCAGGCTATGTGTGCCGAATGTACAGCACATCCATATGCTGAAAATGATATTAATATTTCACTTCTGTGTGTAGGTACCCGTAGAAGTGGTTTTAATGAAGATGAGATTGGAATTGGAATACCTCTAAGAAAATTTTTGGAAGTAGTTGATGGACTCTGTAAAACAGTTACACCGGCAGAGCCTAATATAAGAAAAAAAGTGATAGAGGAAAAGCTCAATGAAAATGGAGTCTCTGATGTTGAAATCATATACAATAAAAATTATGGAGATAATATGCACAAGCATGATTTTGCACATTTTAAAAGAAGAGAGGAACAATAA
- a CDS encoding carbon starvation CstA family protein has translation MNSVWLLVVTILIFIVAYTVYGNYLYKKWGIDPSRKTPAHTMRDGVDYVPAKAPVLLGHHFSSIAGAGPIVGPIAAAIFGWVPVLLWIIVGSIFFGGVHDMGSLFASIRNKGKSLGEVIGISMGSRGKKLFAIFAWLTLILVVAAFTNIVANTFVAVPQAATASLLFIILAIGFGFFVYRKGFSLAVGSIIGVIALIGCIFLGNVFPISLSKNVWMIVLLGYIFIASVTPVWILLQPRDYLNSFLLYGMLIGGFVGILIMRPTIKLAAVTSFNINGKLLFPMLFVTVACGAVSGFHSLVGSGTTSKQLDNEKDIKVVGYGSMLIEGVLAVIAIITVAYLSKGKFTSLLGAGGPINVFSDGLGTFMTSFGVDYSIGKSFTALAISAFALTSLDTATRLARFIFQEMAADIKSQDNPLTNKYTATLITVLISGFLGFNGWTTIWPIFGAANQLLSALALLAIAVWLKKMGKEYRMALFPMIFMFAVTLSALTLIIKANLNNYILLGFAVALFILAIILIIEAKKAFADKTEILDIENDSE, from the coding sequence ATGAATTCTGTATGGTTATTAGTTGTTACAATTCTTATTTTTATTGTAGCTTATACTGTCTATGGAAATTATCTTTATAAAAAATGGGGGATCGATCCATCGAGGAAAACCCCTGCTCACACTATGCGTGATGGTGTAGACTATGTCCCAGCCAAAGCTCCTGTTTTACTTGGACACCATTTTTCTTCTATTGCCGGTGCCGGTCCAATTGTAGGTCCTATCGCAGCAGCTATATTCGGGTGGGTTCCAGTTTTACTTTGGATCATAGTTGGAAGTATTTTCTTTGGAGGAGTACATGATATGGGATCATTATTTGCTTCCATTAGAAATAAAGGAAAATCCCTGGGAGAAGTTATCGGGATCTCAATGGGATCAAGAGGAAAAAAATTATTTGCAATATTTGCATGGCTTACCCTTATCCTGGTTGTAGCGGCATTTACTAATATCGTTGCAAATACATTTGTCGCTGTTCCCCAGGCTGCAACTGCATCCCTGTTGTTTATAATTTTAGCTATTGGATTTGGTTTCTTTGTATACAGAAAGGGGTTTAGTCTAGCTGTTGGTAGTATAATCGGTGTAATTGCTCTTATAGGTTGTATATTTTTAGGTAATGTTTTCCCTATCAGTCTGAGTAAAAATGTCTGGATGATTGTCTTACTTGGATATATATTTATAGCTTCAGTTACCCCTGTATGGATCCTATTACAGCCTAGAGATTACTTAAATTCATTCTTACTATACGGAATGTTAATCGGTGGGTTTGTAGGTATATTAATTATGAGACCGACTATTAAGCTGGCTGCTGTTACTTCATTTAATATCAATGGAAAGCTTTTATTTCCAATGTTATTTGTTACTGTAGCTTGTGGTGCAGTTTCTGGATTCCATTCCCTTGTAGGTTCAGGAACAACATCTAAACAATTAGACAATGAAAAAGATATTAAAGTTGTTGGATATGGTTCTATGCTGATTGAAGGAGTATTAGCCGTTATTGCTATAATAACAGTGGCTTATCTATCTAAAGGTAAATTTACTAGTCTTTTAGGAGCAGGAGGTCCTATCAATGTTTTCTCCGATGGTTTAGGTACTTTTATGACTTCTTTTGGAGTAGATTATAGTATAGGAAAAAGTTTTACCGCTTTGGCTATCTCTGCATTTGCATTGACATCTTTAGATACAGCTACAAGGCTGGCTCGTTTTATCTTCCAAGAGATGGCAGCTGATATAAAATCTCAGGATAATCCATTGACTAACAAATATACAGCTACACTTATAACTGTTTTAATAAGTGGTTTTCTAGGATTTAACGGTTGGACAACTATATGGCCAATTTTTGGGGCAGCAAATCAATTACTTTCAGCTCTGGCTCTTTTAGCAATAGCTGTATGGTTGAAAAAAATGGGTAAAGAATACAGGATGGCACTATTTCCTATGATCTTTATGTTTGCTGTCACATTAAGTGCATTAACTCTTATTATTAAAGCTAATTTAAACAACTATATACTCTTGGGATTTGCAGTAGCTCTATTTATTCTAGCAATCATCCTTATTATCGAAGCTAAAAAAGCTTTTGCCGATAAAACTGAAATTTTGGATATAGAAAATGACAGCGAGTAG
- a CDS encoding ArsA family ATPase translates to MSKIIFVGGKGGVGKTTCASSLAWKYSKKHKVLLVSTDPAHSTRDLFDIPPKRNEDFYTYSQNLHILEIDGEKESDIYISRIKKQCCEMLSPVILCEVEKQLDTASISPGAYESAIFEKMSQLILKNKEYDYIVFDTAPTGHTLRLITFPTSMNTWMESLIKKRKKILMLKNMKFNKKNKFSNDRVLNILESRHSWISDISKVLMDPSRVSFNFVMNAEKLSFLETKRAVKTLDEYGINIDKIIINRLLPNSSDPFWQGRKDKESMFVDMIFQDFKEKNLIPIPYFLEENTKILETIGNLIKKAT, encoded by the coding sequence ATGAGTAAGATAATTTTTGTAGGAGGAAAGGGAGGAGTTGGAAAAACTACCTGTGCCTCCTCCCTGGCATGGAAATATTCTAAAAAACATAAAGTTTTATTAGTTTCCACAGACCCGGCACATTCAACCAGAGATCTTTTTGACATTCCTCCTAAAAGAAATGAAGATTTCTACACCTATTCTCAAAATTTACATATTTTGGAGATCGATGGGGAAAAAGAATCCGATATATACATCTCTAGGATAAAAAAACAATGTTGTGAGATGCTGAGTCCGGTTATTTTATGTGAGGTAGAAAAACAATTAGACACTGCCAGTATCTCTCCTGGAGCCTATGAATCTGCTATCTTTGAAAAAATGAGTCAGCTGATCTTGAAGAATAAAGAATATGATTATATAGTTTTTGACACTGCTCCTACAGGACACACTTTGAGGCTGATTACATTTCCTACATCTATGAATACATGGATGGAGAGTCTCATAAAAAAAAGAAAAAAAATTCTCATGTTAAAAAATATGAAGTTTAACAAGAAAAATAAATTTAGTAATGACAGGGTTTTAAATATCTTAGAATCCAGACATAGTTGGATATCCGATATCAGTAAGGTTCTCATGGATCCTTCCAGGGTCTCCTTTAACTTTGTTATGAATGCTGAAAAATTATCTTTCTTAGAAACAAAAAGAGCAGTTAAAACTTTAGATGAATATGGAATTAATATCGATAAAATTATTATCAACAGACTCCTCCCAAATTCTTCCGATCCATTCTGGCAGGGCAGAAAAGATAAGGAGAGTATGTTTGTTGATATGATCTTTCAAGATTTTAAAGAAAAAAACCTTATCCCTATTCCATATTTTTTAGAAGAAAATACCAAGATATTAGAAACCATTGGGAATTTAATAAAAAAAGCAACGTGA
- a CDS encoding fimbria/pilus outer membrane usher protein yields the protein MKKRILIVALFIFSCLTYSNEEIPLTLKVKSYEQGFFKVIKSDSNKIYLSFSKFLSVIESNGYTNNNGLLKAEVNSSDFIIVDTNKQTILFNNNKQNFLKEDLMTINKDIYISTDILGILGEVKYDENSLTLELQPNFELKYETMNLIYNKRTNLENNNNKPKKLRGRTIFIENKIFTLGRLKLNYENSDLGNGFDNDTLSIDYTNRLLYGNFNTSLDLTDGVDWDTWNLKYDKSFLPFLKNKELIFGDSYTQNDNLSNHEIRGISLKSAKFTTQYGKTDITGYSNNGNIVELYKNNRLYEYQKVKNGKYIFKDIDVSSDTDLKVRIYDENNNYTEEFITVKSFAEIQEKGQWDYQFNYGENRDIDQDQLDLRLLYGVANRLTVGGGYHQLANRYIPKDENKFIEGIGICRLSTKILPTTAKATYQQNLKTEKINKFIEIKSELLGHDITIESRDYEYLLEDYYKKISLRANNRIGDYSYRLETTKEYYDLYKINELDVQATRYFDRSYIEIGSDYEEYDGRDINKTTLNLKISKSFTELTAILEASNTWKNNRKDEKEVGLRIQNYSSDSPLEYSLFSNTDLNKKYEVGLEISYDLYSGITGLFNMIGDDGKDHSTVGVRIEKTVILEKPLANTKSTNIENSWIYGKVFKDNNGNGIMDPGEEPMEGFIKVNGKKYIVNKKGEYLIDNVSDYDYTTLDLSRYKINHMYRVKDEQINVYGKSGAGLKLDIPVKRIMSISGEVVTNNMSLLKDTYVQLLKGNKIVKEVKVDWDGFYMFEEITAYNYDLKVVYKGLEKYEIDRNVLKLDIHNKSYIDNITFKIMGEEENNEETNYNVILSCN from the coding sequence ATGAAAAAAAGAATTTTAATTGTGGCTTTATTTATTTTTAGCTGCCTTACCTATTCCAATGAAGAAATCCCCTTAACTCTTAAGGTTAAATCCTATGAACAGGGGTTTTTTAAAGTTATTAAATCAGACAGCAATAAAATATATCTGAGTTTTTCAAAATTCTTGTCGGTCATTGAAAGCAATGGATATACAAATAATAATGGGTTGCTTAAGGCAGAGGTGAACAGCAGCGATTTTATCATTGTTGATACGAATAAACAGACGATCTTATTTAATAATAATAAACAAAATTTCTTAAAAGAAGACCTTATGACTATCAACAAGGATATATATATATCCACCGATATATTGGGAATTCTGGGAGAAGTTAAATACGATGAAAATTCACTGACCCTTGAATTACAGCCGAACTTTGAATTAAAATATGAAACTATGAATCTTATATACAATAAGAGAACTAATCTGGAAAATAATAATAATAAACCAAAAAAACTGAGAGGCAGAACAATATTTATAGAAAATAAAATATTTACCCTAGGAAGGTTAAAACTTAACTATGAAAATTCAGATTTGGGAAATGGTTTCGACAACGATACCCTGTCAATTGATTATACAAATAGATTATTATATGGAAATTTTAACACCTCATTGGATCTTACCGATGGAGTAGATTGGGATACCTGGAATCTTAAATATGATAAATCATTTTTACCTTTTTTAAAAAATAAAGAACTAATCTTTGGGGACAGCTACACTCAAAATGACAACCTGTCCAACCATGAAATAAGGGGAATAAGTCTTAAATCTGCTAAATTTACCACACAATATGGGAAAACCGATATAACAGGTTATAGCAACAATGGGAATATAGTTGAGTTGTATAAAAATAATCGACTTTATGAATATCAAAAAGTTAAAAATGGGAAATATATTTTTAAAGATATAGACGTATCCAGTGATACAGATCTCAAAGTAAGAATATATGATGAGAATAATAACTATACAGAAGAATTTATTACGGTAAAATCATTTGCCGAGATACAGGAAAAAGGACAATGGGACTATCAGTTTAACTATGGAGAAAACCGGGACATCGATCAAGATCAGCTCGATCTCAGATTATTATATGGTGTTGCTAACAGACTTACTGTAGGGGGAGGATATCACCAGCTGGCAAATAGATACATCCCGAAAGATGAAAATAAATTTATTGAAGGTATAGGAATCTGCAGGTTATCAACTAAGATACTTCCAACCACTGCTAAGGCAACCTACCAGCAAAACTTAAAAACCGAAAAGATAAATAAATTTATAGAAATAAAAAGTGAACTTTTGGGGCACGATATAACCATTGAAAGCAGAGATTATGAATATCTACTGGAAGACTATTATAAAAAAATAAGTCTCAGAGCAAACAACAGGATAGGAGACTATTCCTACCGCCTTGAAACAACGAAAGAATATTACGATCTCTATAAGATAAATGAATTAGATGTTCAGGCTACAAGGTATTTCGACAGATCCTATATAGAGATTGGAAGTGATTATGAGGAATATGACGGCAGAGATATCAATAAAACCACATTGAATTTAAAAATTTCAAAGTCATTTACTGAATTGACAGCTATTTTAGAAGCTTCCAACACCTGGAAAAATAATAGAAAAGATGAAAAAGAAGTCGGCCTGAGGATACAAAATTACTCTTCTGATTCCCCACTGGAATATAGTTTGTTTTCCAATACGGACCTGAATAAAAAGTATGAAGTAGGACTTGAAATTTCATATGACCTATACAGCGGCATTACCGGACTGTTTAATATGATCGGGGATGACGGTAAGGATCATTCTACAGTAGGAGTAAGGATTGAAAAAACAGTTATCCTCGAAAAACCACTGGCCAACACCAAATCCACCAATATTGAAAACAGCTGGATCTATGGAAAGGTTTTTAAAGATAATAATGGAAACGGTATTATGGATCCGGGAGAAGAACCCATGGAAGGATTCATAAAGGTCAATGGTAAAAAATACATTGTCAATAAAAAAGGTGAGTATCTCATAGATAATGTAAGCGACTATGATTATACTACCTTAGATCTATCCCGGTATAAAATAAACCATATGTACAGAGTTAAGGACGAACAAATCAATGTCTATGGAAAGTCCGGAGCAGGATTGAAATTGGATATTCCTGTAAAAAGAATTATGAGTATAAGTGGTGAGGTAGTTACAAATAATATGTCGTTATTAAAGGATACCTATGTGCAGCTCTTAAAAGGTAATAAAATTGTCAAAGAGGTCAAAGTTGATTGGGATGGTTTCTATATGTTCGAAGAGATAACAGCCTATAATTATGATTTAAAAGTTGTATATAAAGGTTTGGAAAAATATGAAATCGACAGGAATGTTCTTAAACTGGATATCCACAATAAATCTTATATAGATAATATTACTTTTAAAATTATGGGAGAGGAGGAAAATAATGAAGAGACTAATTATAATGTTATTCTTAGTTGTAACTAG